GTTGACGGCCCCGGTGCTGACCATCTGCGAACCGTCGGACCAGTAGTAGACGTTGGCCTCGCGGCGGGCCGCCGCGTTCTCGTCGGGAATGTCCACGCTGACGTACACGCAGACGAAGAGCGTGGCGACGGCGATGGCGAGAAGGCCCGTCGTGCCGAGGAGCTGGCGCCACGACGGGAGCCAGCGCCGGACACCGCTCCTCCCGGCGCGCGGGTAGTCCACGAACCGTCGCCGGCCGCGGCGACGCGTCTTCTTCCCCTGAGCATGTGTACCCATGCCGGAGGAGAGCGCGCCGCACGCGGCCGGGTTGGTCCGCGGCCGGTCAGCGGTACGTAACAGACCGCTCGTGAGCGCGGTGGGGAGACCGCGCGCGGCCGACGGGGGTCAGCGGACCTTGGTCAGCGCACCCTTGTTCTTGAGGACGGCGAGGCCGTTCGCCCAGAGCTGGTTGACGCGGGACCGCTCCTGCGCGTTCGGGTACGCGTTGGTGCAGGACGTGCCGGGGCCGCCGCCGGACATCAGCTCGCTGCACGGACCCGAGTAGTGGTCGGGAAGACCGAGCACGTGACCCGTCTCGTGCGCCGTCACACGCGTCGAGTTGTACTGCTGGTTCTGCCGGTAGTCCAGGAAGATGTACCCGCGGCCGTGTCCGTCGGTGGAGGCGTACGAGCCACGCGAGTCATTGCCCTCGCGGTACTGGAAGTTACCGGTCGAGCTGGTCTCCTGCAGCTTCACATTGCTGACCGAGGAGTTCCAGATCTGCGTGCTCTGGGCTATCTGGCTGCGGAAGCTGGGCGCCCGGCTGGTGTTGTACGTGACGGTGACGACCTGGATGCCGGGCTTCGCCGCCTGCTTCTCCAGCGCCGACTTCATGACGGCGTCGAAGAACTGCTTGTTGGCGGCCTGCTCCTCGGCCGACCCGACGTACGACGACGTGGTGTACGCCGACGAGGGCTTGACCGTCTCGGGTGCCGGCGCCGCGAACGCGGAGGGCGCGGCGGCCAGCGAGCCCACGAGGGCGGCCGAGCCGAGAACGGCGAGGATGCTGGTGCGGGATCTGTTCATGGGGGTGTCCCTTCCAGGGAAAGGCCGGTATCCGGTGGGC
The window above is part of the Streptomyces venezuelae genome. Proteins encoded here:
- the snpA gene encoding snapalysin — translated: MNRSRTSILAVLGSAALVGSLAAAPSAFAAPAPETVKPSSAYTTSSYVGSAEEQAANKQFFDAVMKSALEKQAAKPGIQVVTVTYNTSRAPSFRSQIAQSTQIWNSSVSNVKLQETSSTGNFQYREGNDSRGSYASTDGHGRGYIFLDYRQNQQYNSTRVTAHETGHVLGLPDHYSGPCSELMSGGGPGTSCTNAYPNAQERSRVNQLWANGLAVLKNKGALTKVR